AGTAAATAAAAGCGGATGTCCTGTGCAGGCAGGACATCATTCAAGTTCTTGCGTTCAACAAGTTCAAGTAACTAGTGCAGCAAACTAACTTTTTGTAACAATTTCTTCCCGGAGACACTCTCATATCCCAAAAACCTTATCAGGTGTGTAGTATATGAATTATGGTTGTTTTATTTAGTAAAAAGTGTTTAgaatttggtgtttttttgtgaattaaatattaatggaagatcttaaaatattatgctTTTAGTCATAAagtgtttaaaatattatgcttATAGTCATATAGTGTTTAACTAaatcaacatttttaaaaagactAGTTCATGTTTTTGTTCTTCAAAATTATTAGGTTTCTTTCTAATGCggatatttaagaaaatagctTTACTAACTtctgcttgttttttttaatatttgtggAAATTATTCAAACATAAGGAAAGGATATTGTCCGACTAATCGGAATCTAGTTAGAActgattaatttaaaatatgttatCCATCTTCCATGCTTTAAGCATGCAATTGCGTCTAATTTGCATTCAGTGCACACTAGTTGAGTCTGAAACAGGACAAAGCTGTTTCCTGGATCCCTGGaacgtgccctttgggttctCTGAAATGGCCCGTTGCCCCCACTTCCTGACAATAGGTTGCCGTTGTCAATAGGTTGCTTATAAGCCAAATAGATGCATGGGTGACACGTTCGCATGCACGGCCCCTTCTCGTACAGGTGTTTGTATGCCAACTGCATTTGGTTGTCGGCACACGGGGCGTATGGGGAGTGTAAGCCCATCAACGTCACTCAGGTGGGAAGGATCGGCACAGATTACCATAGCCTCAGGCCGTTAATAGAAACAAATTGCTTGCCGCGTAAACATATTAGGGCAGCATTAAGGATAAATGGGGTGGGATTTAAAATGGAAACTTGGCCACCAGCCTGCAACAGAGCAGAACTCCATTTATGCATAATACTTTGCCATGGCTACGCTGTTGGAAGCGAGTGGCAATCAGGCACGTAGCATTAGGATCATTACACTTAATCAAAATTAGTTGAGCCAGAACGATGAGTGGCCCTCCAGCCAGGATGAGTAAGGAGAGACTTCCCTAGCTTTCGACTGCTGTTCCTGATAATCTAATAAGCTTGTCACCAGTCAGCGATGTCAATTATCCTTAGAGCTCCCCGTCCTACTACCATTCCACCTTCATGTCTTGCAGCATGTCCTTCGCACAGTTCTTTGTTGCCTGCTGCCTGGCCGTTATCCTGCTGGCTGTGGCCAATACACAGGCAGCGAACCAGGCTCCTCCGCTTTGCCAGGTCGGCATTGTCGACGAGATGCCCCAGCACATCAGGAAGGTCTGCCAGGCTCTGGAGAATTCGGATCAATTGAGTTCGGCCCTAAAATCTTACATCAACAACGAGGCTTCAGGTACGTCCAAGTTTAAGCAAAAGGATATCGATTTTAGGATTTCATTTATCCCTCAGCTCTTGTGGCCAACTCTGATGACCTTCTGAAGAATTACAACAAGCGTACAGACGTCGATCATGTCTTTTTGCGATTCGGCAAACGGCGTTAAGGATATGcttcctgatggatcccttgCTAAATGATTTCACGGACGAACCCACGACACAGGACCTTGATCAACGAGCGGCGAAAAGCGTTTTTGTTCACCAAGCACAACCCAATTCTGGCGTCTTCAGCATAATTATGTAAATCTAATCAATGGAAACTCAGAACTATACTCAATTGGAAGCTCTCTAGTTCATTAAATAGCAAATCGATGTGTCCAATGTTTCTATAAAAATTCACACACAATTGTACATATTCAAAGACCCCCGAAATGTACTAACAAAACttgatttaaatatttgtgttttttaatgttataCAAACACAGCAAAGTAAATAATGTAAATGTATTggtaaattcaaaaatatctcAAATATATTTCCCTAGCATGAAgcattattataaaatatccaaaaaatatGTTCAAGTTTATAAAATTACTTccgattaaatttttaataaagacaAACTTTTCCTCTCAATAAGTGAATGCATGGCAAAATGCAATATAATATGGTTTATCTGGTTTTTGGGCAGATTTTATAACCTTCCAgagtgtattataattttggtcaaaaatcggagaatcggatgggaattgggaaagatatagacatcactgtggaccatatagggaaaaccccattttcaagggatcccatcacgaaaaatggacaaaaagtctaaaaaatattttgtctcaggatattgatgcagaatggtggggaatcgatccagaaatcgtttaaggtactccgcttgagaatcggatgagaattggggaagatacagccatcactgtggtccatataggggaaaaccccattttcaggggaccTCATCACGAAAAagggacaaaaaatgtattaaatattttgtctcaggattttgatgcagaatggtggggaatcgatccagaaatcgtttaaggtactccgcttgagaatcggatgggaattgggaaagatatagccatcactgtgggtcatatagggaaaaccccattatCAAGGGATcacatcacgaaaaatggacaaaaaatctaaaaaatattttgtctcaggattttgatgcagaacggcggagaatcaatccagaaatcgtttaaggtactccgcttgagaatcggatgggaattgggaaagatatacccatcagtgtgggccatataggggaaaaccccattttcaggggaccccatcacgaaaaagggacaaaaaatgtattaaatattttgtctcaggattttgatgcagaatggcggagaatcgatccagaaatcgtttgaggtactccgcttgagaatcggatgagaattggggaagatatagccatcactgtgggccatatagggaaaaccccattttcaagggatcacaTCACGAAAaagggacaaaaaatctaaaaaatattttgtctcaggattttgatgcagaatggcggagaatcgatccagaaatcgttaaaggcactccgcttgagaatcggatgagaattagagaagatatagccatcactgtgggccatatagggaaaaccccattttcaagggatcacaTCACGAAAaagggacaaaaaatctaagaaatattttgtctcaggattttgatgcagaatggcggagaatcgatccagaaatcgtttgaggtactccgcttgagaatcggatgggaattggggaagatatagccatcactgtggtccctatagggaaaaatcccattttcaagggatcacaTCACGAAAaagggacaaaaaatctaaaaaatattttgtctcaggattttgatgcagaatggcggagaatcgatccaaaaatcgttaaaggtactccgcttgagaatcggatgagaattagagaagatatagccatcactgtgggccatatagggaaaaccccattttcaagggatcacaTCACGAAAaagggacaaaaaatctaaaaaatattttgtctcaggattttgatgcagaatggcggagaatcgatccagaaatcgtttgaggtactccgcttgagaatcggatgggaattggggaagatatagccatcactgtggtccctatagggaaaaatcccattttcaagggatcacaTCACGAAAaagggacaaaaaatctaaaaaatattttgtctcaggattttgatgcagaatggcggagaatcgatccagaaatcgtttaaggtactccgcttgagaatcggatgagaattagagaagatatagccatcactgtgggccatatagggaaaaccccattttcaagggatcacaTCACGAAAaagggacaaaaaatctaaaaaatattttgtctcaggattttgatgcagaatggtgcagaatcaatgtagaaattgtttaaggtactccgcttgagaatcggatgggaattgggaaagataaagccatcactgtgggccatataggggaaaaccccattttcaagggatcctttcacaaaaaatggacaaaaaatctaaaaaatattttgtctcaggattttgatgcagaatggtggggaatcgatccagaaatcgtttaaggtactccgcttgagaatcggatgggaattgggaagcatatagctatcactgtgggccatataggggaaaaccccattttcaagggatcccatcacgaaaaatggacaaaaaatctaaaaaatattttgtctcaggattttgatgcagaatggtggggaatcgatccagaaatggtttaaggtactccgcttgagaatcggcgaagatatagctatcgctgtggaccttatagggaaaaaccccatttttaagggaacccatcacgaaaaagggacaaaaaatctaaaaaatattttgtctcaggattttgatgcagaatggtggggaatcgatccagaaatcgtttaaggtactcctcttgagaatcggatgggaattggggaagatatagccatcactgtggtccctatagggaaaaatcccattttcaagggatcacaTCACGAAAaagggacaaaaaatctaaaaaatattttgtctcaggattttgatgcagaatggcggagaatcgatccagaaatcgtttaaggtactccgcttgagaatcggatgagaattagagaagatatagccatcactgtgggccatatagggaaaaccccattttcaagggatcacaTCACGAAAaagggacaaaaaatctaaaaaatattttgtctcaggattttgatgcagaatggtgcagaatcaatgtagaaattgtttaaggtactccgcttgagaatcggatgggaattgggaaagataaagccatcactgtgggccatataggggaaaaccccattttcaagggatcctttcacaaaaaatggacaaaaaatctaaaaaatattttgtctcaggattttgatgcagaatggcggagaatcgatccagaaatcgtttaaggtactccgcttgagaatcggatgagaatcggcgaagatatagctatcgctgtggaccttataggggaaaaccccattttcaagggaacccatcacgaaaaagggacaaaaaatctaaaaaatattttgtcttaggattttgatgcaaaatggtggggaatcgatccagaaatcgtttaaggtactccgcttgagaatcggatgggaattgggaaacatatagccatcactgtgggccatataggggaaaatcccattttcaagggaccccatcacgaaaaagggacaaaaaatctaaaaaatattttgtctcaggattttgatgcagaatggtggggaatcgatccagaaatcgtttaaggtactccgcttgagaatcggatgggaattgggaagcatatagctatcactgtgggccatataggggaaaaccccattttcaagggatcccatcacgaaaaatggacaaaaaatctaaaaaatattttgtctcaggattttgatgcagaatggtggggaatcgatccagaaatggtttaaggtactccgcttgagaatcggcgaagatatagctatcgctgtggaccttatagggaaaaaccccatttttaagggaacccatcacgaaaaagggacaaaaaatctaaaaaatattttgtctcaggattttgatgcagaatggtggggaatcgatccagaaatcgtttaaggtactccgctagagaatcggatgggaattgggaagcatatagccatcactgtgggccctataggggaaaaccccattttcaagggattttcacaaaaaatggacaaaaaatctaaaaaatattttgtctcaggattttgatgcagaatggcggagaatcgatccagaaatcgtttaaggtactccgcttgagaatcggatgagaatcggcgaagatatagctatcgctgtggaccttataggggaaaaccccattttcaagggaccccatcacgaaaaagggacaaaaaatctaacaaatattttgtcttaggattttgatgcaaaatggtggggaatcgatccagaaatcgtttaaggtactccgcttaagaatcggatgggaattgagaaagatatagccatcagtgtgggccatataggggaaaaccccattttcaagggatcccatcacgaaaaatgaacaaaaaatctaaaaaatattttgtctcaggattttgatgcagaatggtggggaatcgatccagaaatcgtttaaggtactccgcttgagaatcggatgggaattgggaaagatatagccatcactgtgggccatataggggaaaatcccattttcaagggaccccatcacgaaaaagggacaaaaaatctaaaaaatattttgtctcaggattttgatgcagaatggtggggaatcgatctaaaaatcgtttaaggtactccgcttgagaatcggatgggaattgagaaagatatagccatcactgtgggccatataggggaaaaccccattttcaagggaccccatcacgaaaaagggacaaaaaatctaaaaaatattttgtctcaggattttgatgcagaatggtgcagaatcaatgtagaaatcgtttaaggtactccgcttgagaatcggatgggaattgggaaagataaagccatcactgtgggtcatataggggaaaaccccattttcaagggaccccatcacgaaaaagggacaaaaaatctaaaaaatattttgtctcaggattttgatgcagaatggtggggaatcgatccagaaatcgtttaaggtactccgcttgagaatcggatgggaattgggaaagatatagccatcactgtgggccatataggggaaaaccccattttcaaaggattGCATCACGATACAAGGATACAATTTGGATAAGGATCAGTTTACTATATGCCATatttgcgataaatatccAATCTGAACCGAAAGAGGTATATCatttcggctctgcccgaatTACCTCTTTTCtcgtgtttttaaataactatataaaataatacataattttaaaatccaCAAGTTGTTTGGCACCTGTTCCAATAAAAGTCGGTAtctttgttttataatttttattcaacattCCTCAAAACGACTAAAAAtgctttcaaaaataaatttaatt
The Drosophila bipectinata strain 14024-0381.07 chromosome 3R, DbipHiC1v2, whole genome shotgun sequence DNA segment above includes these coding regions:
- the Ms gene encoding dromyosuppressin encodes the protein MSFAQFFVACCLAVILLAVANTQAANQAPPLCQVGIVDEMPQHIRKVCQALENSDQLSSALKSYINNEASALVANSDDLLKNYNKRTDVDHVFLRFGKRR